A single genomic interval of Tsukamurella paurometabola harbors:
- a CDS encoding serine hydrolase domain-containing protein, whose product MSLAELSEWPVDNAAGAVVRTGAAGTVEVHGDVDRVYELASVTKLLVAYGILVAIEEEAIALRQPAGPEGSTVEHLLAHASGLAFDSPAVQAQPGSQRVYSSYGYELLARIVEEETGIAFPDYLREAVFEPLGMRASELAGPAGHGARSTVSDLVRFAAEVAAPTLLDPGTVNGARTVHFPGLPGFVPGYGKFANNTWGLGFEIKAEKRAHWTGTRNSPRTVGHFGQAGTYLWLDPDLQLAAVILTDRPFGAWAKPLWSEFNDRLISQELQGV is encoded by the coding sequence ATGAGTCTCGCGGAACTGTCCGAGTGGCCCGTCGACAACGCCGCCGGCGCGGTCGTGCGGACCGGCGCCGCGGGCACCGTCGAGGTGCACGGCGATGTCGACCGCGTGTACGAGTTGGCCTCCGTCACCAAGCTTCTCGTGGCCTACGGCATCCTCGTGGCGATCGAGGAGGAGGCCATCGCGCTCCGACAGCCCGCCGGGCCCGAGGGGAGCACCGTCGAGCACCTCCTGGCGCACGCCTCGGGGTTGGCTTTCGATTCACCCGCCGTGCAGGCGCAGCCGGGTAGCCAACGTGTATACAGCTCGTACGGTTACGAGCTCCTCGCGCGGATCGTGGAGGAGGAGACCGGCATCGCCTTTCCCGACTATCTCCGCGAGGCGGTCTTCGAGCCCCTGGGAATGCGGGCCTCCGAACTCGCGGGTCCCGCCGGGCACGGCGCCCGGTCCACGGTGTCGGATCTGGTGCGCTTCGCCGCCGAGGTCGCGGCGCCCACGTTGCTCGATCCCGGCACCGTCAACGGGGCGCGCACGGTCCACTTCCCAGGCCTCCCTGGCTTCGTGCCCGGCTACGGCAAGTTTGCGAATAACACGTGGGGTCTCGGCTTCGAGATCAAGGCCGAGAAGCGGGCTCACTGGACCGGCACTCGGAACTCGCCGCGCACCGTCGGGCACTTCGGCCAAGCGGGCACGTACCTGTGGCTCGACCCTGATCTGCAGCTCGCGGCAGTGATCCTCACCGACCGGCCGTTTGGCGCGTGGGCGAAGCCGCTGTGGTCCGAGTTCAACGACCGGCTGATTTCTCAGGAACTTCAAGGCGTGTAA
- a CDS encoding DUF3145 domain-containing protein, translating into MQQLSQFAEVTTGVVWIHAAPAALCPHVEWALSRTLDARATLKWTAQEAVPGMQRAVVDWVGPVGSGARMANTLREWNSLRFEVTEDPSEGVDGERFCYAPGLGLWRGTMSASGDTLLGEAQLRSMMLEQGPEGLQTALDSLLGTAWDEALEPFRMGGQGAEVTWLSQAVS; encoded by the coding sequence ATGCAGCAGCTGAGTCAGTTTGCAGAGGTGACGACGGGAGTCGTCTGGATTCACGCCGCACCTGCTGCACTGTGCCCGCACGTGGAGTGGGCACTGTCGAGGACCCTCGATGCGCGAGCCACGCTGAAGTGGACCGCGCAGGAGGCTGTTCCCGGCATGCAGCGCGCCGTCGTCGACTGGGTTGGCCCGGTCGGTAGCGGTGCGCGGATGGCGAACACCCTGAGGGAGTGGAACTCCCTGAGGTTCGAGGTCACCGAGGACCCCTCCGAGGGGGTCGACGGTGAGCGGTTCTGCTACGCCCCGGGACTGGGGCTGTGGCGCGGCACCATGAGCGCCTCCGGCGACACCCTGCTGGGCGAGGCACAGCTGCGCTCGATGATGCTCGAACAGGGCCCTGAGGGCCTGCAGACCGCTCTCGACTCGCTCCTCGGAACGGCCTGGGACGAGGCGCTCGAGCCGTTCCGGATGGGCGGTCAGGGCGCCGAGGTCACCTGGCTGTCGCAGGCCGTCAGCTGA
- a CDS encoding pyridoxamine 5'-phosphate oxidase family protein yields MALSPSEKQEFLAQPHVAAFSVAEPGRGPLTVPVWYAYEPGGRPWITIAPDSRKATALAAVGRFSLMVDTVEPRTMYVSVEGPVAESRRSTDDEIRAMAARYLSGAALDAYLEFAFGQLGEHLTVVLEPEHWLGADLTM; encoded by the coding sequence ATGGCACTCTCACCGTCCGAGAAACAGGAATTCCTCGCGCAACCGCACGTCGCGGCGTTCTCCGTCGCCGAGCCCGGCCGCGGCCCGCTCACCGTCCCCGTCTGGTACGCGTACGAACCGGGCGGCCGGCCCTGGATCACGATCGCGCCGGACTCGCGCAAGGCGACGGCGCTGGCGGCCGTGGGCAGGTTCTCGCTCATGGTCGACACCGTCGAGCCCCGCACGATGTACGTCAGCGTGGAGGGGCCCGTAGCCGAGTCGCGGCGATCGACCGATGACGAGATCCGCGCGATGGCCGCCCGCTACCTCTCCGGCGCCGCGCTCGATGCCTACCTCGAGTTCGCGTTCGGACAGCTGGGGGAGCACCTGACCGTCGTCCTGGAACCCGAGCACTGGCTCGGCGCCGACCTGACGATGTAG
- a CDS encoding KasA/KasB family beta-ketoacyl-ACP synthase: protein MPSLRNFSTLGGQFPSVVVTAIELTTSIGVDTDSTWQGLLEGKSGIRPLEGDFIGVQIPDLPVRFGGQLLSDPSDDVPERPDRQYAGDISKQHVSKRRMSYVEQVSHVMTKRLWDGAGRPDVDPNRLAAVVGTGLGGGETMVQAVDALRDSGVRKVSPFAVQMSMPNGACAVSALEIGARAGAIAPVSACSTGNEAIAHAWRQIVLGDADIAVCGGVEGRIDSPPIASFAMMRALSTRNDDPAAASRPFDKDRDGFVFGEAQALMIIETEEHALARGAKPIARLLGAGITSDGYHMVSPDVEGGGAARAMKRAMETAGLSRADIDFINAHATATPIGDIAEAKAINAVVGTDAAIYAPKGALGHSIGAVGALEAALTVLSIRDGVIPPTLNLENQDPEIELDVVHGAARKGDITYALNNSFGFGGHNVALAFGKY from the coding sequence TTGCCGTCGCTGAGGAATTTCTCGACGCTCGGCGGACAGTTCCCCAGCGTCGTCGTCACAGCCATCGAGCTGACCACGTCGATCGGTGTCGATACCGACTCCACCTGGCAGGGACTGCTCGAGGGCAAGAGCGGCATCCGCCCGCTCGAGGGCGATTTCATCGGCGTGCAGATCCCCGATCTGCCCGTGCGGTTCGGCGGCCAGCTGCTGTCGGACCCGTCGGACGACGTGCCCGAGCGGCCCGATCGCCAGTACGCCGGGGACATCAGCAAGCAGCACGTGTCGAAGCGGCGCATGTCCTACGTCGAGCAGGTCTCCCACGTGATGACCAAGCGGCTGTGGGACGGTGCCGGCCGTCCGGATGTCGACCCGAACCGCCTCGCGGCGGTCGTCGGCACCGGGCTCGGCGGCGGCGAGACGATGGTGCAGGCCGTGGACGCGCTTCGCGATTCCGGCGTGCGCAAGGTCTCGCCGTTCGCCGTGCAGATGTCCATGCCGAACGGTGCGTGCGCCGTCTCGGCCCTGGAGATCGGTGCCCGGGCGGGCGCGATCGCGCCGGTCTCGGCCTGCTCGACGGGTAACGAGGCCATCGCGCACGCGTGGCGGCAGATCGTGCTCGGCGATGCCGATATCGCGGTCTGCGGCGGAGTGGAGGGCCGGATCGACTCGCCGCCCATCGCCTCGTTCGCGATGATGCGCGCGCTGTCGACCCGCAACGACGATCCTGCCGCCGCGTCCCGCCCGTTCGACAAGGACCGCGACGGCTTCGTCTTCGGCGAGGCGCAGGCCCTCATGATCATCGAGACCGAGGAGCACGCTCTGGCGCGCGGCGCGAAGCCGATCGCCCGGCTGCTCGGCGCCGGCATCACGTCGGACGGCTACCACATGGTCTCGCCGGACGTCGAGGGCGGCGGCGCCGCCCGCGCGATGAAGCGGGCGATGGAGACCGCGGGCCTGTCCCGCGCCGACATCGACTTCATCAACGCGCACGCCACGGCCACCCCGATCGGCGACATCGCGGAGGCGAAGGCCATCAACGCCGTCGTCGGCACGGATGCCGCGATCTACGCACCCAAGGGCGCGCTGGGCCACTCGATCGGTGCCGTGGGCGCCCTCGAAGCCGCGCTGACGGTGCTCTCGATCCGGGACGGGGTCATCCCGCCCACCCTGAACCTGGAGAACCAGGATCCGGAGATCGAGCTGGACGTGGTCCACGGTGCCGCCCGCAAGGGCGACATCACCTACGCGCTGAACAACTCCTTCGGGTTCGGCGGCCACAACGTGGCGCTGGCGTTCGGCAAGTACTGA
- the acpM gene encoding meromycolate extension acyl carrier protein AcpM, which translates to MATSQDEIVAAIAEIIEEVTGIEPSEVTLDKAFIDDLDIDSLSMVEIAVQLEDKYGVKVPDEDLAGLKTVGDAVAYIQKLEAENSELAAELKGKYEAEKGK; encoded by the coding sequence GTGGCCACCAGCCAGGACGAAATCGTCGCCGCCATCGCCGAGATCATCGAAGAGGTCACCGGCATCGAGCCTTCCGAGGTCACCCTGGACAAGGCGTTCATCGATGACCTGGACATCGACTCGCTGTCGATGGTCGAGATCGCCGTGCAGCTCGAGGACAAGTACGGCGTGAAGGTGCCGGACGAGGACCTCGCGGGCCTGAAGACCGTTGGTGACGCCGTCGCGTACATCCAGAAGCTCGAGGCCGAGAACAGCGAGCTCGCCGCCGAGCTCAAGGGCAAGTACGAGGCCGAGAAGGGCAAGTAA
- a CDS encoding ACP S-malonyltransferase, with amino-acid sequence MIALLAPGQGSQKPGMLTAWLDQPSAVERLRAWSEIAELDLVRLGTIAEADEITDTAVTQPLVVAAALLAFEQMGAQPADTVVAGHSVGELAAAAVAGVITADDAVRLAAIRGRAMAEACALVPTSMTAVLGGVEEDVLATLESFDLIPANMNASGQIVAAGTVENLQKLADNAPEKARLRPLAVAGAFHTEFMAPAQEAVAAAARTITPRDPQLTLLSNRDGKPVTSGEAALSQIVAQVTRPVRWDLCTATMREAEVSMVVELPPAGALVGIAKRELKGVPQVAVKTPADLTELLATAQ; translated from the coding sequence GTGATTGCACTGCTCGCACCCGGACAGGGTTCCCAGAAGCCCGGCATGCTGACCGCATGGCTCGATCAGCCTTCTGCCGTGGAGCGTCTCCGCGCTTGGTCCGAGATCGCCGAACTCGACCTGGTCCGCCTCGGCACCATCGCCGAGGCCGACGAGATCACGGACACCGCCGTGACTCAGCCCCTCGTGGTGGCCGCCGCTCTGCTCGCCTTCGAGCAGATGGGCGCCCAGCCGGCGGACACCGTCGTGGCCGGGCACTCCGTCGGTGAGCTGGCCGCTGCGGCCGTCGCCGGTGTCATCACCGCCGACGACGCCGTGCGCCTCGCCGCCATCCGCGGCCGTGCGATGGCCGAGGCCTGCGCGCTGGTCCCCACGTCGATGACCGCCGTTCTCGGCGGCGTCGAGGAGGACGTGCTCGCCACTCTCGAGTCGTTCGACCTGATCCCGGCCAACATGAACGCCTCCGGGCAGATCGTGGCCGCGGGCACCGTCGAGAACCTGCAGAAGCTGGCCGACAACGCCCCCGAGAAGGCGCGCCTGCGCCCGCTCGCCGTGGCCGGCGCCTTCCACACCGAGTTCATGGCTCCCGCGCAGGAGGCCGTCGCGGCCGCCGCGCGGACCATCACCCCGCGGGACCCGCAGCTGACGCTGCTGTCGAACCGCGACGGCAAGCCCGTCACCTCCGGCGAGGCCGCCCTGTCGCAGATCGTCGCGCAGGTCACCCGCCCCGTCCGCTGGGACCTGTGCACCGCCACGATGCGCGAGGCCGAGGTCTCGATGGTCGTGGAGCTGCCCCCGGCCGGCGCCCTCGTGGGTATCGCCAAGCGCGAGCTCAAGGGTGTGCCGCAGGTCGCCGTCAAGACCCCGGCCGACCTGACCGAGCTGCTCGCCACCGCGCAGTAG
- a CDS encoding PucR family transcriptional regulator, with product MTADTGSFPLPGKPGKGGFNRKRPEPRDVLPEAILARIRQHSGHVATAAVRSMEEQLPYFADLEANQRASIQLVVQTAVVNFAEWIENPSNVEYTVASFQTVPQDLARKVSLLQTVEMVRVAMEFFERWLPLLARNEDQLIALTEAVLRYGREIGFGAASIYASAAEARGAWDSRMEALVVDAVVRGDTGANLLSRAAALNWDPVASATVIVGNPPPDQNVSVAGSVHDTARSHGRSALAVVQGTKLVVIVSGAVTSGDPFADALMLHFADGPVVIGHTTATLEDAHASAVEAIAGVNAVAGWPGAPRPVHSWELLPERALIGDTHAGRTLYELLVKPLEEAGSALSDTLDAYLDSGGAVESCARELFVHPNTVRYRLKKIAEITGRDPQDPRDAFVLRVAATIGRLAAANPDRFTPAAMTRITDITLN from the coding sequence ATGACCGCTGATACGGGCTCGTTCCCCCTCCCCGGGAAGCCGGGGAAGGGGGGCTTCAACCGGAAGCGCCCCGAGCCTCGCGACGTGCTGCCCGAGGCGATCCTCGCCAGGATCCGCCAGCACTCGGGCCACGTCGCTACGGCGGCGGTGCGCTCCATGGAGGAGCAGCTCCCGTACTTCGCGGACCTGGAGGCCAACCAGCGCGCGTCGATCCAGCTCGTCGTCCAGACCGCGGTGGTCAACTTCGCGGAGTGGATCGAGAACCCGAGCAACGTCGAGTACACGGTCGCCTCGTTCCAGACGGTGCCGCAGGATCTGGCCCGCAAGGTGTCGCTCCTGCAGACCGTGGAGATGGTCCGCGTGGCGATGGAGTTCTTCGAACGCTGGCTGCCGCTGCTGGCCCGCAACGAGGACCAGCTCATCGCACTGACGGAGGCGGTCCTGCGGTACGGCCGGGAGATCGGCTTCGGCGCCGCGTCGATCTACGCCTCGGCGGCCGAAGCGCGAGGCGCGTGGGACTCGCGGATGGAAGCGCTGGTGGTCGACGCGGTGGTCCGCGGCGACACCGGCGCCAACCTGCTCTCCCGCGCCGCGGCGTTGAACTGGGACCCGGTGGCGTCGGCGACGGTGATCGTCGGCAATCCCCCGCCCGACCAGAACGTCTCGGTGGCGGGATCGGTCCACGACACCGCCCGGTCGCACGGCCGGTCGGCGCTGGCTGTTGTGCAGGGCACCAAATTGGTGGTCATCGTGAGCGGTGCGGTCACCTCCGGCGACCCGTTCGCCGACGCGCTCATGCTGCACTTCGCCGACGGGCCCGTCGTGATCGGGCACACCACCGCGACGCTGGAGGATGCGCACGCCTCGGCCGTCGAGGCCATCGCGGGCGTCAACGCCGTGGCCGGCTGGCCCGGCGCGCCGCGGCCGGTGCACAGCTGGGAGCTACTGCCCGAGCGCGCGCTGATCGGGGACACGCACGCGGGCCGGACGCTCTACGAGCTCCTCGTGAAGCCGCTCGAGGAGGCGGGATCGGCGCTCTCGGACACGTTGGACGCCTACCTGGACTCGGGCGGTGCCGTCGAGTCCTGCGCCCGCGAGCTGTTCGTCCACCCCAACACCGTGCGCTACCGCCTGAAGAAGATCGCCGAGATCACGGGGCGCGATCCGCAGGACCCGCGCGACGCGTTCGTCCTGCGTGTCGCCGCCACCATCGGACGCCTCGCGGCGGCCAATCCGGACCGCTTCACTCCCGCCGCTATGACGCGAATCACAGACATCACGCTGAACTAA
- the aceE gene encoding pyruvate dehydrogenase (acetyl-transferring), homodimeric type, with protein MTDSIATTPAPAPGQGPAPSNDGRPVRVIREGVASYLPDIDPDETGEWIESFDDLIATHGPARARYLMLRLLERASEQRVSIPSLTSTDYVNTIPTDLEPWFPGDEEIERRYRAYIRWNAAIMVHRAQRPGVGVGGHISTYAGAASLYEVGFNHFFRGKEHPGGGDQVFIQGHASPGIYARAFLEGRIPAERLDGFRQEKSHEDKGKGLPSYPHPRLLSNFWEFPTVSMGLGPMNAIQQARFNHYLHDRGIKDTSDQHVWAFLGDGEMDEPESRGQIQIAATEGLDNLTFVVNCNLQRLDGPVRGNGKIIQELESFFRGAGWNVIKVIWGREWDELLHKDRDGALVNIMNNTPDGDYQTFKANDGAFVREHFFGRDPRTKELVQDMTDEQIWGLRRGGHDYRKLYAAYKSAMEHKGQPTVILAHTVKGFGLGHNFEGRNATHQMKKLTLDDLKGFRDHLRIPISDAELEKDPYLPPYYNPGPESKEIQYMLDRRKQLGGFVPTRRTRAKVLKTPGIDAVKVMLKGSGKQEVATTQAVVRIFKELLRDPEVGPRIVPIIPDEARTFGMDSWFPTLKIYNRLGQTYTAVDAQLMLAYKENPQGVILHEGINEAGSTASFTAVGTSYATHDVPMIPLYIFYSMFGFQRTGDGLWAAADQMARGFVLGATAGRTTLTGEGLQHADGHSHVLASTNPAVVSYDPAFAYELAHIVIDGLRRMYGENPENIYYYITVYNEPIHQPAEPENLDVDGLLKGLYLFKPADTTHALKANILASGVTMPDALKAQQMLAEEWGVSASVFSVTSWVELSRDGIESEKAALRDPGAEYRTPHVTRILGDTEGPTIAASDYMRGTQDLIRQWVPGTYVTLGTDGFGFSDTRPAARRFFNVDAESIVVAVLLGLARDGAVDFSVAAEAAKRYRIDDVLAAPKQTSDPGVA; from the coding sequence GTGACAGACTCGATCGCCACCACCCCGGCACCCGCCCCAGGACAGGGCCCCGCACCGTCGAACGACGGTCGCCCCGTCCGCGTGATCCGCGAAGGGGTGGCGTCGTACCTGCCGGACATCGACCCGGACGAGACCGGCGAGTGGATCGAGTCCTTCGACGACCTCATCGCGACCCACGGCCCCGCCCGTGCGCGCTATCTGATGCTGCGCCTGCTCGAGCGCGCCAGCGAGCAACGCGTCTCCATCCCCTCGCTCACCTCGACCGACTACGTCAACACGATCCCCACCGACCTCGAGCCCTGGTTCCCGGGCGACGAGGAGATCGAGCGCCGCTACCGCGCCTACATCCGCTGGAACGCGGCGATCATGGTGCACCGGGCGCAGCGGCCGGGCGTGGGCGTCGGCGGCCACATCTCCACCTACGCGGGCGCGGCCTCCCTGTACGAGGTGGGCTTCAATCACTTCTTCCGCGGCAAGGAGCATCCGGGCGGCGGCGACCAGGTCTTCATCCAGGGCCACGCCTCCCCCGGCATCTACGCCCGAGCCTTCCTCGAGGGCCGCATCCCCGCGGAGCGGCTCGACGGCTTCCGGCAGGAGAAGTCGCACGAGGACAAGGGCAAGGGCCTCCCGTCGTACCCGCACCCCCGGCTGCTGTCGAACTTCTGGGAGTTCCCGACGGTGTCGATGGGCCTCGGCCCGATGAACGCCATCCAGCAGGCCCGGTTCAACCACTACCTGCACGACCGCGGCATCAAGGACACCTCCGACCAGCACGTCTGGGCGTTCCTGGGCGACGGCGAGATGGACGAGCCCGAATCGCGCGGCCAGATCCAGATCGCCGCCACCGAGGGTCTCGACAACCTGACCTTCGTGGTCAACTGCAACCTGCAGCGCCTCGACGGTCCCGTGCGCGGCAACGGCAAGATCATTCAGGAGCTCGAGTCCTTCTTCCGCGGGGCCGGCTGGAACGTCATCAAGGTGATCTGGGGCCGCGAGTGGGACGAGCTGCTGCACAAGGACCGCGACGGCGCCCTCGTCAACATCATGAACAACACGCCGGACGGTGACTATCAGACCTTCAAGGCGAACGACGGCGCCTTCGTCCGGGAGCACTTCTTCGGCCGCGACCCGCGGACCAAGGAGCTGGTCCAGGACATGACGGACGAGCAGATCTGGGGCCTGCGCCGCGGCGGCCACGACTACCGCAAGCTGTACGCGGCCTACAAGTCGGCGATGGAGCACAAGGGCCAGCCGACGGTGATCCTCGCGCACACCGTCAAGGGCTTCGGCCTGGGCCACAACTTCGAGGGCCGCAACGCCACGCATCAGATGAAGAAGCTCACCCTCGACGACCTCAAGGGCTTCCGCGACCACCTGCGGATCCCGATCTCGGACGCCGAGCTCGAGAAGGACCCGTACCTCCCGCCCTACTACAACCCGGGACCGGAGTCGAAGGAGATCCAGTACATGCTGGATCGCCGCAAGCAGCTCGGCGGCTTCGTGCCGACGCGCCGCACCCGGGCCAAAGTGCTCAAGACGCCGGGGATCGACGCGGTGAAGGTGATGCTCAAGGGCTCGGGCAAGCAGGAGGTGGCGACCACGCAGGCCGTGGTGCGCATCTTCAAGGAGCTGCTGCGCGACCCGGAGGTCGGCCCCCGCATCGTGCCGATCATCCCGGACGAGGCGCGCACCTTCGGCATGGACAGCTGGTTCCCGACGCTGAAGATCTACAACCGTCTCGGCCAGACGTACACCGCGGTCGACGCGCAACTGATGCTCGCCTACAAGGAGAACCCGCAGGGCGTGATCCTGCACGAGGGCATCAACGAGGCCGGCTCGACCGCGTCGTTCACCGCGGTGGGCACCTCGTACGCCACGCACGACGTGCCGATGATCCCGCTGTACATCTTCTACTCGATGTTCGGCTTCCAGCGCACCGGCGACGGGCTGTGGGCGGCGGCGGACCAGATGGCCCGCGGCTTCGTGCTCGGCGCCACCGCCGGCCGCACCACGCTGACGGGCGAGGGCCTGCAGCACGCCGACGGCCACAGCCACGTGCTCGCGTCGACGAACCCCGCGGTCGTCTCGTACGACCCCGCCTTCGCGTACGAGCTGGCGCACATCGTGATCGACGGCCTGCGGCGCATGTACGGGGAGAACCCGGAGAACATCTACTACTACATCACCGTCTACAACGAGCCGATCCACCAGCCCGCGGAGCCGGAGAACCTGGACGTCGACGGCCTGCTCAAGGGCCTGTACCTGTTCAAGCCAGCCGACACCACGCACGCGCTCAAGGCGAACATCCTCGCCTCCGGCGTCACGATGCCCGACGCGCTCAAGGCGCAGCAGATGCTCGCCGAGGAGTGGGGCGTCTCCGCGTCCGTGTTCTCGGTGACCAGCTGGGTCGAGCTGTCGCGCGACGGCATCGAGTCGGAGAAGGCCGCGCTGCGCGACCCGGGCGCCGAATACCGCACGCCGCACGTGACCAGGATCCTCGGCGACACGGAGGGCCCGACGATCGCGGCGTCCGATTACATGCGCGGCACGCAGGACCTCATCCGGCAGTGGGTACCCGGCACCTACGTCACCCTGGGCACCGACGGCTTCGGCTTCTCGGACACGCGGCCGGCGGCCCGGCGGTTCTTCAACGTGGACGCCGAGTCGATCGTCGTGGCCGTTCTGCTGGGTCTGGCGCGCGACGGCGCAGTGGATTTCTCGGTCGCCGCGGAGGCCGCGAAGCGGTACCGGATCGACGACGTGCTCGCCGCCCCGAAGCAGACGTCGGACCCCGGCGTAGCCTAG
- a CDS encoding DUF3052 domain-containing protein, whose translation MGLQPGNIVQEIGWDEDTDDDLRLAIEELIGGEMLDEDTDEVIDVVVLWWRDDDGDLVDTLMDVITPLSDDGYVWVLSPKTGQPGHVQPSEIAEAAPTAGLTQTSSTNLGSWIGSRLVQPKSGRVAKR comes from the coding sequence ATGGGCCTGCAGCCCGGCAACATCGTGCAGGAGATCGGCTGGGACGAGGACACCGACGACGACCTGCGCCTGGCCATCGAGGAACTGATCGGTGGCGAGATGCTCGACGAGGACACCGATGAGGTGATCGACGTGGTCGTGCTGTGGTGGCGCGACGACGACGGTGACCTGGTGGACACCCTCATGGACGTCATCACACCGCTCTCCGACGACGGCTACGTCTGGGTCCTCAGCCCCAAGACCGGGCAGCCCGGCCACGTGCAGCCCAGCGAGATCGCCGAAGCGGCGCCGACCGCCGGTCTCACGCAGACCTCCTCGACCAATCTCGGCTCGTGGATCGGCTCGCGCCTGGTCCAGCCGAAGTCCGGCCGCGTGGCCAAGAGGTGA
- a CDS encoding peroxiredoxin, with protein sequence MTSPQLDGPLPVGAEAPAFTLRDQNNRPVSLESYRGRKNVLLVFFPLAFTGTCESELGGIRDSLPSFENDDAAVLAVSVGPPPTHKVWSGSQGYLFPILSDFWPHGDVARAYGVLNGRNGYPNRGTFVIDREGVIRFSEMNEPGVPRDQSLWEDALAALSSTGKRV encoded by the coding sequence GTGACCTCTCCCCAGCTCGACGGTCCGCTGCCCGTCGGGGCCGAGGCCCCCGCGTTCACGCTGCGCGACCAGAACAACCGCCCCGTCTCCCTCGAGTCGTACCGTGGCCGCAAGAACGTGCTGCTCGTGTTCTTCCCGCTGGCCTTCACCGGTACCTGCGAGAGCGAGCTGGGCGGGATCCGCGACTCCCTCCCGTCGTTCGAGAACGACGATGCCGCCGTCCTCGCCGTCTCCGTCGGGCCACCGCCCACGCACAAGGTGTGGTCGGGCTCGCAGGGCTACCTGTTCCCGATCCTCTCGGACTTCTGGCCGCACGGCGACGTCGCGCGCGCGTACGGCGTGCTCAACGGCAGGAACGGCTACCCCAACCGCGGCACCTTCGTGATCGACCGCGAGGGCGTGATCCGGTTCTCCGAGATGAACGAGCCCGGGGTCCCGCGCGATCAGTCGCTTTGGGAAGACGCCCTCGCTGCGCTATCTTCGACCGGCAAGCGCGTGTAG